One segment of Clostridium ljungdahlii DSM 13528 DNA contains the following:
- a CDS encoding ABC transporter ATP-binding protein, with protein sequence MSLVLQTNDLTKKYGKQIAVNKVNLNIKKGDIYGLIGKNGAGKTTIMKIACGLIYQEQGDIQLFESSNLEKARKRMGCVIEQPALYPDMTAKQNLIYYDKLLGITDYSNVDEVLGLVGLQNTGKKKTKAFSLGMKQRLSIAISLLGNPDFLILDEPINGLDPSGIKEVRELLLKLNIENEITILISSHILGELAKLATKYGVIHKGVLIDEFQAVELEERCKKCLTIVVNNSEKAAYILKNNINISNFKVFDEGKICIYDCLDIPEQINKELVENGILVSRICLEGNDIEGYFVKLMEGDK encoded by the coding sequence ATGAGTTTAGTATTACAAACTAATGATTTAACTAAAAAATACGGAAAACAAATAGCTGTAAATAAGGTTAATCTTAATATTAAAAAGGGCGATATTTACGGTTTGATAGGGAAAAATGGTGCAGGCAAAACAACAATTATGAAAATTGCCTGTGGACTCATTTATCAGGAACAGGGGGATATTCAACTGTTTGAAAGTAGCAATTTAGAAAAGGCCAGAAAAAGAATGGGATGTGTTATTGAACAGCCAGCACTTTATCCTGACATGACAGCAAAGCAAAACTTGATTTATTATGATAAACTGCTTGGTATTACAGACTATAGTAATGTGGATGAGGTCCTAGGTTTGGTTGGTTTACAAAATACAGGTAAAAAGAAAACTAAAGCTTTTTCTCTTGGCATGAAACAGCGTTTATCCATTGCAATTTCCTTATTAGGTAATCCTGATTTTCTTATCCTAGATGAGCCTATTAATGGATTAGATCCCTCTGGTATCAAAGAAGTTAGAGAATTACTATTAAAACTAAATATAGAAAATGAAATTACTATTTTAATTTCCTCTCATATTTTAGGGGAGCTTGCTAAGCTTGCGACAAAATATGGAGTCATACATAAAGGAGTACTTATTGATGAATTTCAAGCAGTAGAATTGGAAGAACGCTGCAAAAAGTGTCTTACCATTGTAGTGAATAATTCTGAAAAAGCAGCTTACATTTTAAAAAATAACATCAACATCTCAAATTTTAAAGTATTTGATGAAGGAAAAATTTGCATTTATGATTGCTTGGATATACCAGAACAAATTAATAAAGAATTGGTTGAGAATGGTATTTTAGTATCAAGGATTTGCTTAGAAGGCAATGATATAGAAGGATATTTTGTAAAGTTGATGGAGGGCGATAAGTAA
- a CDS encoding response regulator transcription factor encodes MNKILIVEDDPKINKMVQTLLKKNEYEVVAAFSGTEALLLLEKESFDLILLDLMLPGLSGEEILVKINEQFQIPIICVSAKDDLNTKLELIRDGADDYITKPFNNEELIVRIGAVLRRMNKGMTIDKTNIFRFKDLILDSENHIVTINDEPIELTAKEYSILELLISSPRKVFTKQNIFESVWSEEYIMDERVVTVHVSNLRNKLKHGEEYIKTVWGIGYKMQDN; translated from the coding sequence ATGAATAAAATATTAATTGTAGAGGATGATCCTAAAATCAATAAAATGGTACAAACTTTATTGAAAAAAAATGAATATGAAGTAGTAGCTGCGTTTTCTGGTACAGAGGCGCTTTTATTATTAGAAAAAGAGTCTTTTGATTTAATTTTATTGGACTTAATGCTGCCAGGATTAAGTGGGGAAGAAATTTTAGTGAAGATTAACGAACAGTTCCAAATTCCTATTATATGTGTATCGGCAAAAGATGATTTAAACACTAAACTTGAATTGATTCGAGATGGGGCAGATGATTATATAACAAAGCCGTTTAACAATGAAGAATTAATTGTACGGATAGGTGCAGTATTAAGAAGAATGAATAAGGGTATGACCATAGATAAAACCAACATATTCCGATTTAAAGATCTGATTTTAGATAGTGAAAATCATATTGTAACTATTAATGATGAGCCTATTGAACTTACTGCAAAAGAATATAGTATATTAGAATTATTAATTAGTAGCCCCAGGAAAGTATTTACCAAGCAGAATATATTTGAGAGTGTTTGGTCTGAAGAATATATTATGGATGAAAGAGTGGTAACAGTACATGTTAGTAATTTGCGTAATAAATTGAAACATGGAGAAGAATATATAAAAACAGTTTGGGGAATAGGATATAAAATGCAAGATAATTAA
- the hcp gene encoding hydroxylamine reductase codes for MDNMFCFQCEQTACGSGCTKVGACGKQPDVANKQDKLTCKLIELAYASEGKNRDKAADEVMMEGLFSTITNVNFDGSRIDEIINAVEVQSEKFKSDSKFHFDVLWDGDADIISLRSTLLFGIRGMAAYAYHAYKLGKKDEEVMDWFYKGMRAVGGTHSVEEWLNILMEFGGVNLKCMALLDEANTSAYGQPTPVKVTTNVEKGPFIVITGHDLYDLKMLLEQTEGKGINIYTHGEMLPAHGYPELKKYKHLKGNFGTAWQNQRKEFDNIPAPILFTTNCLVPPKENYSDRIFTTDVVAFPGLKHITADENGKKDFSEIINKALELGGYTEDKNFTGINGGSVLTTGFAHDAVLGVADKIVEVIKNGGIKHIFLVGGCDGAKPGRNYYTEFVKKAPKDSLILTLACGKYRFNDLDLGDIQGIPRIIDVGQCNDAYSAIQIALALANVFKCGVNDLPLTLVLSWYEQKAVCILLTLLSLGIKNIYVGPSIPAFFSSNVLNVLVDKFSIKPTTTVEDDLKAILK; via the coding sequence ATGGATAATATGTTTTGTTTTCAATGTGAGCAAACTGCTTGTGGAAGTGGGTGTACAAAAGTAGGGGCATGTGGAAAGCAGCCTGATGTTGCAAATAAACAGGATAAACTTACATGCAAACTCATAGAACTTGCCTATGCTTCTGAAGGAAAAAATAGAGATAAGGCTGCAGATGAAGTTATGATGGAAGGTTTGTTTTCAACTATTACCAATGTAAATTTTGATGGATCAAGGATTGATGAAATTATAAATGCAGTAGAAGTACAAAGTGAAAAATTTAAATCTGACAGCAAATTCCATTTTGATGTACTTTGGGATGGAGATGCTGATATTATATCACTTCGCTCTACACTTCTTTTTGGAATTCGTGGTATGGCAGCATATGCATATCATGCCTATAAACTTGGTAAAAAAGATGAAGAAGTTATGGATTGGTTCTATAAAGGTATGAGAGCAGTTGGAGGAACTCATTCAGTAGAAGAGTGGTTGAACATTCTAATGGAATTTGGCGGTGTCAACTTAAAGTGTATGGCATTATTAGATGAAGCTAATACATCTGCGTATGGACAACCAACTCCTGTAAAAGTAACTACAAATGTTGAAAAAGGTCCATTTATAGTTATTACAGGTCATGATTTATATGATTTAAAGATGCTCCTTGAACAGACAGAGGGAAAAGGAATAAATATATATACCCATGGAGAAATGCTGCCTGCACATGGATATCCTGAGCTTAAAAAATATAAACACTTAAAGGGTAACTTTGGTACTGCATGGCAGAATCAGAGAAAGGAATTTGACAATATTCCTGCACCTATATTGTTTACAACTAATTGTCTTGTACCTCCAAAGGAAAATTATTCAGATAGAATATTTACTACAGATGTTGTAGCATTCCCTGGACTTAAACATATTACGGCAGATGAAAATGGAAAAAAAGATTTTAGTGAAATTATAAATAAAGCACTTGAACTTGGTGGATATACTGAGGACAAAAATTTTACAGGTATAAATGGTGGAAGTGTACTTACAACTGGATTTGCCCATGATGCAGTGCTTGGTGTGGCAGATAAAATAGTAGAGGTAATTAAAAATGGAGGAATCAAGCACATATTCCTGGTAGGAGGCTGTGACGGAGCAAAACCTGGAAGAAACTATTATACTGAATTTGTGAAAAAAGCGCCAAAAGATAGTCTTATATTAACTCTTGCCTGTGGAAAATATCGTTTTAATGATTTGGATTTAGGAGATATTCAAGGTATTCCACGTATTATTGATGTTGGTCAGTGTAATGATGCTTATTCTGCTATACAGATTGCTTTAGCACTTGCAAATGTATTTAAATGTGGAGTAAATGATTTACCTCTTACACTAGTACTGTCATGGTATGAACAAAAAGCTGTATGTATATTGCTTACCTTATTGTCCCTTGGAATCAAAAATATTTATGTAGGACCTTCTATTCCGGCATTTTTCTCATCAAATGTGTTGAACGTTTTAGTTGATAAATTTAGCATAAAGCCTACTACAACAGTAGAGGACGATTTAAAAGCTATATTGAAATAA
- a CDS encoding ABC transporter permease has protein sequence MMNVIFSEFYKIFRSRIFYAVSIILLGMNVIAFVSVSTATKSQMLGTGISSYQESYSVDFIFYIVLIFVACMITAEYANGNIRQMTCHGIARWKLVLGQYIAMSSVITIVLLGFGILNLLSTIMLFQLGQVDAAAFIRMNIGMICMFWGTSGIGTFLAYLLKNEGVTIIVSILLVASSSFIVNLLTLLTKNDVFKKYSLTNMRNTIVSFNSKPEDVVNYSIVFLLIGIITVFGSSLLFSKRDVD, from the coding sequence ATGATGAATGTAATTTTTAGTGAATTTTATAAAATATTTAGAAGCAGGATTTTTTATGCTGTTTCAATTATATTGTTAGGAATGAATGTTATTGCCTTTGTTTCAGTGTCTACTGCGACAAAATCCCAGATGTTAGGAACAGGAATTTCTAGTTATCAAGAATCTTATAGTGTAGATTTTATTTTCTATATCGTTCTCATATTTGTGGCTTGTATGATTACTGCTGAATATGCCAATGGCAATATACGACAAATGACTTGCCATGGAATAGCCAGATGGAAATTAGTTCTTGGACAGTATATAGCTATGTCTTCTGTTATTACAATAGTTTTATTAGGTTTTGGCATTTTAAATTTATTATCAACTATAATGCTATTTCAACTAGGACAAGTTGATGCGGCTGCATTTATTCGAATGAATATTGGAATGATTTGCATGTTTTGGGGTACATCAGGAATTGGTACTTTTTTGGCTTATTTATTAAAAAATGAAGGTGTTACAATTATAGTTTCTATTTTGCTAGTGGCAAGCAGCAGCTTCATAGTAAATCTGCTTACTTTGCTAACAAAGAACGATGTTTTTAAAAAATACTCTCTTACAAATATGCGTAATACCATAGTTAGTTTTAATTCAAAACCAGAGGATGTTGTGAATTATTCAATTGTATTTTTGTTAATTGGAATAATTACAGTTTTTGGATCTAGTTTATTATTCTCAAAGAGAGATGTAGATTGA
- a CDS encoding ABC transporter ATP-binding protein: MDILKTENLSKIYGNGDTKVTALDNLNLRVEKGQFVSIIGPSGSGKSTLLHMLGCVDHPTKGKIYIDETDISAMNETESALFRRRKIGLIYQSYNLIPTLTVEKNMLLPMLLDNVKPKKEEFNNIVEMLGLTERLNHFPNQLSGGQQQRVAIGRALMCKPSIILADEPTGNLDRKNTKTTIDLLKRSNKEYKQTIVMITHDEEIATLADRSIKIVDGKIVSDEVIGQ; encoded by the coding sequence TTGGATATATTAAAAACAGAAAATCTTTCGAAAATTTATGGAAATGGTGATACAAAGGTTACTGCATTAGATAACTTGAATTTGAGAGTAGAAAAAGGCCAATTTGTTTCAATTATTGGACCAAGTGGATCGGGAAAATCTACACTTCTCCATATGCTAGGGTGTGTAGATCATCCTACAAAAGGGAAAATATATATAGATGAAACAGATATTTCGGCTATGAACGAAACAGAGTCTGCTTTATTTCGCCGACGAAAAATAGGATTAATATATCAATCTTATAATTTAATTCCTACTCTTACTGTGGAGAAAAATATGCTTTTACCTATGTTATTAGATAATGTGAAACCAAAGAAAGAAGAATTTAATAATATTGTGGAAATGCTTGGTTTGACGGAAAGACTTAATCATTTTCCAAATCAGCTTTCTGGTGGTCAGCAGCAAAGAGTTGCTATAGGACGAGCACTAATGTGTAAGCCGTCTATTATTTTGGCAGATGAGCCAACTGGTAATCTTGATAGAAAAAACACCAAAACAACTATTGATCTTTTAAAACGTTCAAACAAGGAGTACAAGCAGACAATTGTTATGATTACACATGACGAAGAAATTGCCACCTTAGCTGATAGAAGTATTAAAATTGTTGATGGAAAAATAGTTTCAGATGAGGTGATAGGGCAGTGA